GCCGGCGCCGCATGATCACGCCTCCTGCGCGCTTTGCCAGCTCGGCCTCGCCGCCATCGACGCCCACGCGCCGGTTCTGCCCGCGCGGTCGATCAAACCTTATTGGCGCGTCGCGCGAATCGCCGTTGACGCGCCGCCGCTCCTTTCCGTCTTCAATAGAAGCGGGCCGGCCCGCGCGCCGCCTTCCCGCGCCTGATCTCCCGAATTTCGGAACCGCGCGCGTTTCCGCGCCTCGATCAAGTGCGCCCCGCCAAAATCGGCGACGGGAAGGAATAAATAAAATGTATCGCTACTCGCTCCTGCGCGGCGTTTCCGCCTGCGCGCTGACTTTCGCCGCCTTCTCGCAAATCGCGGAGCCGGCCGTCGCCCAGACGAGCCTGCCGACCATCGACATTGGCGGTCAGCGCCGGCCCGCCCGGACGACGACCGCCGCCAGGCCTTCCGGCCAGCCGACGAACCGGGCCGCCGGGCAGACCGCCGCGCCCGCCGCGCCGGCGCCCGCCCCCTCGCCGGTCGTGTCGCGCTGGTCGCCGACGCTTCCCGACGGCCGCCCCGCCTTCGTCGAAAAATGGCAGCTGCCCAACACGGTCGCGAGCGTCACGCGCAAGCAGATCGAGCAGCAGGTCAACATCATCGACACGGAAGACGCGGTGAAATACATGCCGAGTCTGTTCCTGCGCAAACGCAACAATGGCGACACGCAGGCGGTGATGCAGACCCGCACCTATGGCGTCAGCTCCTCGGCGCGCAGCCTCGTCTATGCCGACGATCTTCTGCTCACCGCGCTCATCGGCAACGACAACACCATCGGCGCGCCGCGCTGGGGCCTCGTCGCGCCTGAGGAGATCGACCGCATCGACATGCTCTATGGGCCCTTCTCCGCGCAATATCCCGGCAACTCGACCGGCGGCGTGCTGAAGATCACCACGCGCATGCCGGAGAAGCTGGAGGTCACCGCCAAGGAGACGGTGGCGGTGCAGGATTTCTCGCTCATGGGAACGTCCAGAACCTTCTGGACGAGCAATTTCGCCGCCACCGCCGGCGACAAGATCAACGACTTCTCCTGGTTCGTCTCCGGCAACTGGCTGCGCGGCACGACCCAGCCGCTGACCTATGTCACGCTTCAGTCGCTCTACGGCTATCCGGGCGCCTATTTCGCCACGTCGAAATTCGGTCTTCCGGCCGAGGTTCTGGGGTCTCTGGGCAATCTGGCGAATGATCAGGTCAACGGCAAGATCAAGCTTGCTTACGACATCACGCCGGCGATCCGCGCGACCTATCAGGTCGGCCTCTGGTCGAATGACGGAACGTCGATTCCCGAGAACTATCTCGTCTCGGGCTATGGGCCCTTCTTTGGCCGCAACACTGGCCCTGGCGCACTCGGGACGGCGACGCTGCAGAGCTTCGCCAGCGGCTACTATCGCATTCAGGAGAAGATGCTCGTCAACTCCGCCGCGGTGCGGTCGAATTCGGGCGGGTTCTTCGATTTCGAGATTTCGGCGTCGCACTTCAACTATCTGCAATCCAACCAGCGCGCGCCTTATAGCGGCGCTTATACGGGCGGCTATACGCAGACGGGCCGCAACGCTGTCTATACCGGAACCTATTGGACGTTGCTCGATCTCAAGGGCATTCTGCGTCCGGATGGCGCGCTCTCCGGCCACGATATCAGCTTCGGCCTGCATGGCGACCAGTTCCACCTCAACAATCCGACCTGGCTGACGACGGATTGGACCGCGGGCACGAGCGCCGCCTATGGCGTCGTCGCCTCGATCGGCAACGGCACCACCCGCACCCAGGCGCTCTGGGCGCAGGACGCCTGGAAAATTCGCGACGACCTGAAATTCACAGTCGGCATTCGCGGCGAGCACTGGGCGGCGACGGACGGTTACAATCAGGGCCTGAGCGGCATCAACGCCATTGGCTTCGGCGCGGGTCCGCTCACCCCGAATTTCGCGAACTCCCTGCTCCCGATCTACCAGCCCAATCTCTATCACACGCGATTCTCGCCCAAGGGCTCGCTGCAATGGGAAGCGGATCAGAACTGGACGATCACGGGCTCGATCGGCCTCGCCAACCGGTTTCCGACGGCCAAGGAGCTCTATAGCCTCTCGACGCTCACGACGACGGGCCAGAACACCAATCCCAATCCGAATTTGCGGCCCGAGGTCGCGCTCAGCAAGGAGCTGGCCTTCGAGCGCAAGATCAGGGACGGGTCGGTGCGCGTTTCGCTCTTCGACGAAGAGGTGCGCGACTTCATCTTCAATCAGAACGTGATCGTTCCCGGCGGGCTTGTCTCGACGCCCGTCAATATTGACCGCATCCGCAATAGCGGCGTGGAGCTTGCCTGGCGCAGGGACAATCTCCTGTTGAAAGGCCTTGAATTCACGGGCAGCGTCACCTGGCTCAATGCGCGCGTCATTTCGGATTCGAACTGGATTCCGACGCAGACCAATCCGTTCGCCCTCAGCGGCAATCTCGACTGGTGGACGGGCTTCAACGTCAATCCGAACGGCGTGAACGGCAAGACCGTGCCCAACGTGCCGGACTGGCGCTGGACGGCCGTCGCCACCTACCGCCCCGACGATCACTGGGCCTTCACGCTCGCCGCGCGCTACCAGGGCCGCATGTGGACGGTGCTGTCGAACAACGACATCGCCCATGGCGTCTATCAGTCCTTCGACCGCTTCTTCATCGTCGACACCAAGATCCATTACAAATACGATGATCGCTGGTCCTTCGACTTCGGCGTCGACAATATCGGCAACTACAAATATTTCCTGTTCCACCCGTTCCCGCAGCGCACTTTCGTGACGGCTGCGAAATACGAGTTCGGAACAGGAAAAGGCGCGCCGGGCATCTTCGCTGGCGGCGATCACAGCGGCCTGCCGGATTTCAGCCGCTGGTTCCAGCCGGCGGCCTTCACGATCGACTGATCGCAAGGCGGATCAAAGTAAAAACGCCCGGGAGAAACCCCGGGCGTTTTTATTATGTGCGTTGCGGCGGACGCGTGCGCAGGATCTCTTAGACGGTATGCGCAGGCGCGAGACGGCATTCGCCGTCGCCACGCTCGATCTGGATAGTCGCGTGCTGGACGTCGAAACGGGCTTCGAGGTCGTGCGCGATCGCCATCAGGAATTTGTCGTCCGGTTCGGCGGACGGGCGCACGAGATGCGCGGTGAGCGCCGTTTCGGTCGTGCTCATCGCCCAAATGTGGAGATCATGGACGTCGGTCACGCCGGGTAAGCTTGCCAAATACTCCTCCACTGCCGTTGGATCGACGCCGGCGGGGACGGCGTCCAGCGCGAGATTGAGCGCCTCGCGCATGAGTCCCCAACCATTCCAGACGATCAG
The nucleotide sequence above comes from Methylocystis parvus OBBP. Encoded proteins:
- a CDS encoding TonB-dependent receptor, encoding MYRYSLLRGVSACALTFAAFSQIAEPAVAQTSLPTIDIGGQRRPARTTTAARPSGQPTNRAAGQTAAPAAPAPAPSPVVSRWSPTLPDGRPAFVEKWQLPNTVASVTRKQIEQQVNIIDTEDAVKYMPSLFLRKRNNGDTQAVMQTRTYGVSSSARSLVYADDLLLTALIGNDNTIGAPRWGLVAPEEIDRIDMLYGPFSAQYPGNSTGGVLKITTRMPEKLEVTAKETVAVQDFSLMGTSRTFWTSNFAATAGDKINDFSWFVSGNWLRGTTQPLTYVTLQSLYGYPGAYFATSKFGLPAEVLGSLGNLANDQVNGKIKLAYDITPAIRATYQVGLWSNDGTSIPENYLVSGYGPFFGRNTGPGALGTATLQSFASGYYRIQEKMLVNSAAVRSNSGGFFDFEISASHFNYLQSNQRAPYSGAYTGGYTQTGRNAVYTGTYWTLLDLKGILRPDGALSGHDISFGLHGDQFHLNNPTWLTTDWTAGTSAAYGVVASIGNGTTRTQALWAQDAWKIRDDLKFTVGIRGEHWAATDGYNQGLSGINAIGFGAGPLTPNFANSLLPIYQPNLYHTRFSPKGSLQWEADQNWTITGSIGLANRFPTAKELYSLSTLTTTGQNTNPNPNLRPEVALSKELAFERKIRDGSVRVSLFDEEVRDFIFNQNVIVPGGLVSTPVNIDRIRNSGVELAWRRDNLLLKGLEFTGSVTWLNARVISDSNWIPTQTNPFALSGNLDWWTGFNVNPNGVNGKTVPNVPDWRWTAVATYRPDDHWAFTLAARYQGRMWTVLSNNDIAHGVYQSFDRFFIVDTKIHYKYDDRWSFDFGVDNIGNYKYFLFHPFPQRTFVTAAKYEFGTGKGAPGIFAGGDHSGLPDFSRWFQPAAFTID